Part of the Aurantiacibacter aquimixticola genome, GGCATGTCGGGCCGCGAATATGCCGATTGTCTGATCCGACAATTCGAGCGGCTGGCAAGCGAGAACGAGGCGTCCGGTACCGTCATGTGCATACCTCTTCACGCCTATCTGATCGGCCAGCCGCATCGCATACGCCCGTTCGAGGAAGCGCTGCGCCACATTGCCGCCGATCCGCGCTGCTGGAAGGCGAGAGCGGGTGAGATCGTGAATAGCTGGAGGGCGCAGGTATGAGCCTCGATCCCGGCTATCTCGAATATTCCGACCGACACGAAGGATATGACCATCATATCTATGAGTGGTCGAACATCCACGAGCGCGCGCCGGTGCGCTGGCCCGGCGACAAGTCGGTCGCGGTGTTTCTCTGCGTCAGCCTCGAATGGTTTCCGATCGTGCCGGACGGCCCGTTCAAGGCACCCGGCCACATGCTCACACCTTATCCCGATTACCGGCATTACACGGTGCGCGATTACGGCAACCGGGTCGGCGTGTGGCGGATGCTCGAAGCCTTCGAGAGTGCTGACGTGAAGGCAAGCTTCGCGACGAATGCGGCGGTGGCCGAGCGATATCCGGAACTGATCGCCGCAGTGCAGGCGGGCGGGCACGAGATTATCGCGCATTCGACCGACATGAACGGCACGATCGACAGCTCCCTGGACGAAGAGGTGGAGCGCGCGCTCGTCTCCAACGCGCTGGCGCGGCTGGAGGCGGCGACAGGTGCGAAGCCGAGAGGCTGGCTGTCCATCGCGCGCTCGCAAAGCTGGCACACGCTGGACCTGCTGGCCGAGCACGGCATCGGCTATTGCTGCGACTGGGTGAATGACGAGCTTCCCTATCGCTTCGCCAATGGCGTGGTGGACCTGCCGCTCAGCGCGGAGCTTTCCGATCGGACGATTATCGCCACCCAACAGCATTCGGCCGAAGCATGGGGCGGTATGATGCGCGATGCCTTCGATTTTCTCGCTGGCGAAGCAGCATCGCAAGGCAGCGCGCGGCTCCTGCCGATGGAGCTGACGCCATATATCATCGGCCAGCCATTTCGCATCGAAGCGCTCGAAAACCTGCTCGCCGACCTTGCGGGCCGAGACCAGGCGTGGTTCGCAACCGGCAGCGAAATCGTCGAGAGTTGGGCAGGGCAGCAATGAAAGCCACCAATCCGCGCACCGGGCAGCGGGATTACGAGTTCGCGGAAGACACGCCGCAGGCTGTCGCCCGTATGGCAGACAAGCTGCGCGGCAGGCAGGCCGGATGGGAAGCGCGCGGGCCGGAGGGCAGAGCCAAAGTGCTGCTTCGTCTGGCGGATGCCGTCGAAGGGCATGCCGACGCGATCGCCGAAGCGCTCAGC contains:
- a CDS encoding polysaccharide deacetylase family protein codes for the protein MSLDPGYLEYSDRHEGYDHHIYEWSNIHERAPVRWPGDKSVAVFLCVSLEWFPIVPDGPFKAPGHMLTPYPDYRHYTVRDYGNRVGVWRMLEAFESADVKASFATNAAVAERYPELIAAVQAGGHEIIAHSTDMNGTIDSSLDEEVERALVSNALARLEAATGAKPRGWLSIARSQSWHTLDLLAEHGIGYCCDWVNDELPYRFANGVVDLPLSAELSDRTIIATQQHSAEAWGGMMRDAFDFLAGEAASQGSARLLPMELTPYIIGQPFRIEALENLLADLAGRDQAWFATGSEIVESWAGQQ